A single Methanolobus sp. ZRKC5 DNA region contains:
- a CDS encoding HemK2/MTQ2 family protein methyltransferase, whose amino-acid sequence MVTIKHLNAMIDLAEQVYEPAEDSYLLADTALEFTKENMHILEIGTGSGFVSAVLKANRNIKLVATEISPLAARCAKSNGIDVIRTDMFTGLKSKQQFDIVIFNPPYLPTSEEEKVPGWLNYAFDGGIDGRKDIKPFMEQVHAYLKPSGLILLLVSSITGIEEVMQEMERHGFNSWIKAREKCSFEELVVIVGKIVD is encoded by the coding sequence ATGGTTACCATCAAACACCTTAATGCAATGATCGATCTTGCAGAACAGGTATACGAACCTGCTGAAGATTCTTATCTACTTGCAGACACTGCTCTTGAGTTTACAAAAGAGAACATGCACATCCTGGAAATTGGGACAGGCAGCGGTTTTGTATCCGCAGTCCTTAAAGCTAACAGGAATATAAAGCTTGTAGCAACAGAAATAAGTCCTTTAGCTGCACGCTGTGCAAAATCCAATGGTATCGATGTTATCAGGACAGATATGTTTACAGGATTGAAAAGTAAACAACAGTTTGACATTGTGATATTCAATCCCCCATACCTTCCAACTTCCGAAGAAGAGAAAGTCCCAGGATGGTTAAATTACGCTTTTGACGGTGGCATCGATGGACGTAAGGACATCAAACCATTCATGGAGCAGGTACATGCTTACCTGAAACCGAGTGGACTGATATTGCTGCTTGTATCATCCATAACCGGCATTGAAGAAGTTATGCAGGAAATGGAACGTCATGGCTTTAATTCATGGATTAAGGCAAGAGAAAAATGTTCCTTTGAAGAGCTAGTAGTCATTGTCGGAAAAATAGTCGATTAA
- a CDS encoding PAS domain S-box protein, protein MTESANDIIFTMSATGKFFYVSSSVKNITGFTPEEILENCLKELVTEESFNYITGVIGTFFSKLQKGTPVKAPVFEIEILCKNVSTLWVELNVNPVFDEEKNFRYFTGTMRDINDRKQAEERFRIAAECTNDLIYEWDMKNNHLKWFGNIDEALGYDQGEISETLNAWSERVHPDDLQAVMKKIENYRNTGDIFQAEYRMITKSGQIRHWKEHGTPIFDDVTKEISRTIGVCSDVTDKKESEKALKESEEMFRLIAENANDVIWILDASGNTLYVSPSVENLRGFTPEELKSLSIEERFTPQSFQDLMELWNAFFSTFKKGFIPDVPRTIELEQPCKDGSTVWVEMHINPVIDNEGKFKFFLGISRNIDKRKINVTIQPTTISLLILI, encoded by the coding sequence ATAACCGAAAGTGCGAATGACATTATCTTCACAATGAGTGCTACCGGTAAATTTTTTTATGTAAGCTCTTCAGTAAAAAATATCACAGGCTTTACTCCGGAAGAAATATTGGAAAATTGTCTAAAAGAACTTGTCACAGAAGAATCTTTCAATTACATCACCGGCGTGATTGGCACCTTCTTCTCCAAGCTCCAAAAAGGTACACCTGTAAAAGCACCTGTTTTTGAAATAGAGATCTTATGCAAGAACGTATCAACGTTATGGGTAGAATTGAATGTTAACCCTGTTTTTGATGAAGAGAAGAACTTCAGGTATTTTACAGGAACAATGCGTGATATAAATGATCGCAAACAAGCAGAAGAGCGTTTCAGGATTGCAGCTGAATGTACTAATGACCTGATATATGAGTGGGACATGAAAAATAACCATTTAAAGTGGTTCGGAAACATTGATGAAGCACTAGGTTATGACCAGGGAGAAATATCGGAAACACTCAATGCATGGTCTGAAAGAGTACATCCGGATGACCTACAAGCTGTCATGAAAAAGATAGAAAACTATCGTAACACAGGAGATATTTTTCAAGCAGAATATCGCATGATAACAAAGAGTGGACAAATCCGACACTGGAAAGAACATGGCACGCCCATATTTGATGACGTTACAAAGGAGATAAGCAGGACAATTGGTGTCTGCTCTGACGTCACTGATAAAAAAGAATCAGAAAAGGCCCTGAAAGAAAGCGAAGAGATGTTCCGCCTTATTGCTGAAAATGCAAATGATGTAATATGGATACTTGATGCAAGTGGTAATACTCTTTATGTCAGCCCTTCAGTTGAAAACTTAAGAGGATTTACTCCTGAAGAATTGAAGAGTTTATCTATCGAAGAAAGATTTACACCCCAATCATTCCAGGACTTGATGGAATTATGGAATGCTTTTTTTAGTACATTCAAAAAAGGATTTATCCCCGATGTCCCACGCACCATCGAACTAGAACAACCATGCAAAGATGGTTCTACCGTATGGGTAGAAATGCATATCAATCCAGTCATTGACAATGAAGGTAAGTTTAAATTCTTCTTGGGAATCAGTCGTAATATTGATAAACGTAAAATAAATGTAACTATTCAGCCTACCACAATTAGCCTATTGATACTGATTTAA
- the rsmA gene encoding 16S rRNA (adenine(1518)-N(6)/adenine(1519)-N(6))-dimethyltransferase RsmA, translating into MVYDILRKYGIRGGYHDQHFLIDERILDRIVDAADIKPHETILEIGAGIGNLTERLMEKAGHVIAIERDPELIDVLIDRFGNLDKLTLIHGDVLKVEFPSFDKVVSNLPYSISSEITFKLFKHDFKLGILMYQYEFAQRLVAHANSKDYSRLSVNAHYFADNSMIMKIPRGAFSPPPEVLSAVVEIKPRHADFEVLDEKYFLDFVTAAFGQRRKKMRNSIIRNKQLLGIDDMKEFIHELPQELIDKRPENLEPEQFAQLANMMFRHKQE; encoded by the coding sequence TTGGTTTATGATATTTTAAGAAAATATGGTATCCGTGGTGGATACCATGACCAGCATTTTTTAATAGATGAACGAATCCTTGACAGGATTGTAGATGCTGCTGACATAAAACCCCATGAGACAATACTTGAGATCGGAGCAGGTATTGGCAACCTGACTGAAAGGCTCATGGAGAAAGCAGGTCACGTAATTGCTATTGAGCGAGATCCCGAACTTATTGATGTTCTAATAGACCGTTTTGGAAACCTGGACAAACTTACCCTGATTCATGGAGATGTGCTCAAAGTCGAGTTCCCTTCTTTTGACAAAGTAGTCTCAAACCTACCATATTCCATTTCTTCCGAGATTACATTCAAGTTATTCAAACATGATTTTAAGTTAGGAATACTCATGTACCAATACGAGTTTGCACAGAGACTTGTGGCACATGCCAATTCAAAGGATTATAGCCGCCTTTCTGTAAATGCGCACTATTTTGCTGATAATTCAATGATCATGAAAATACCACGAGGGGCTTTTTCCCCACCACCTGAAGTCCTTTCTGCGGTGGTTGAGATCAAACCAAGACATGCAGATTTTGAAGTGCTTGATGAAAAGTATTTCCTTGATTTTGTTACTGCAGCTTTCGGCCAAAGGCGTAAGAAGATGAGGAATTCCATCATCCGGAACAAGCAACTCCTTGGTATAGATGATATGAAAGAATTCATACATGAATTACCGCAGGAACTAATTGATAAAAGACCTGAGAATCTGGAACCTGAGCAATTTGCACAACTTGCCAACATGATGTTCAGACATAAACAGGAATAA